The window GATTGTTTTCTTTTCATTATCAAGAATTTTCACTTTTGTATTAGGTAACAACTTCCCAGTTGAAACGTCTTTTTTTGTAAGTTCTACATTACCTGTAATAAGCGAGTTATTCAAATTTAATAAGATAGAATCATTATTTTGCGTTTCTCCAAGAAGGATGTCTTTAGTATCAAAGATTTGAATACCTTCTTTAGTTGACTCAATGCGGAAGAGAGAATCTAAAAGTACATGGGCATTTGATGAAGTAGATTTTTCCTTCAAGAAAAAAGTACCCACTGGAATATTTGAGAAATTTCCAATTCCATCAGCATCAATTGTTACTTCTTGTAAGATTTTACTTTCTTTATCTTCAAGTGTGAAAATAGCACCTGTACCTAATGCACTGAAATCAAAGCTATAACCTTGTAACTCTTTTAAAGTAGCCGTTTCATTTAACTTTTTAATATGAAACTCATTAAAATGGAGCTTATTTAGAATAGGAGTTTCTGTTTCAATTTCGTCATAAATATTGATTTCTTTGATAGCATTGTTATCTTCTGCTGTAAAATCAAACTCATATTTAGTAAGGTCAAGTTTATGATTAACCCCAGAATCAAGCTCCATGAAATAGTAGTTACCTTCGGGGTATTGTAGATTATCAATAGTCAAGATACCATCAGCAACTGTTTCAATAGCTAAAAGAGAATCTTGAGGTATTTTAGTATCAGTAAAAGTCTGTTCTTCGCTACTAAATAGACCAAACACCTTGTCCTTAGATTTTATAGTTACAACAAGTGGTTCATTGTCCTTCCAACCAGTCACTATTTCTTCATCTTTATACAAATTCAATGTTAGTGTTTGAAATTCGTTAGTAGCAGAAAGTGACTCTGAAACTAGTTCAACGGTCTGTCCTTGATAGGTGAATTCAAAGGGAATAGGAGTGTTATCTACAATAAATCCAGCAGGTGCAGATTTTTCTATAGCTTCATACTTTCCAAGGTAGAGTAGTGGCATATCAACAATATTACCAACATCATCCGTTACTACGGTAGCAACGATGTCGCCTTTTGTAGCATGTAGTATACTCCCAAGATAGATATCTTCAGCAACTTGAATATCATACGTTACACCCCCAAGAGCTAGATAATCAAATTTAAATTGATAAAGGTCACCATACTCAGAAAGAGATTTTTCAATACCTACTACTTTTTTACCAGTCTTAGCAAGTGAGAGTTGACCCCTTTGTGGTTTATTATTTAAAATAACTTGAACCGTTTGATTTGGTTCAACAGTAATTTCTTGAGTCAAATTACTATTCACATAGCCATCAGAAGCTTGTATCTCGCTAATTTTCACTTTTGTACCAGCTTTTAAATCACTGACTGTAGCTAGTCCATTCGTATCTGTCTTAAGCTCCTTTTCTACACCGTTATACTCAAACTTTAAAAGAGTGTCTGCAATAGGAGCATTGGTATCACTATCTAATTTTTGAACTTGAACATTTCCGTTCAGATTTACATTTACATTCACATTGAACGTACTATCTGCAGATACTTTAAATGTAGCTACCTTTTGTTCGCTAGGCTTTGTATAAACAAAACTTTGTCCAATATCATCAGCATGAAGTAAACTGAATTGAACCGTTCCGCTTTCTTTAGAATCCTTTGTTGCTGTTAGTTTCAATTGATTGCCATTTTTTTCCACTATCAAGTTTGCAGTATTGCTTAATTGATTTACATATTTTGAAAGTACGCCATTAGTATCATTTAATGTGATAGAATCACCTACATTTAAAGTGACAGTTTGATTGTTAAAAGTTGGTTTGATACTATGGTTATTGACTTGTGTTACTATCTCATCTTTTCTCTTATCGAAATCAGGCAGAGTTGTTGACACTAAGGTATCACCCAATTCTTGCCAGATAATAGCTTGTGTAATACCGTAATTTTCAATTGTGGGGTTTACTTGGTATCCATAATAAGAAATCAATGAAAGTCGTTCTTTTTCTGCAATGGACAATTCAGATGGGGTAAACCCAGTACCACCGTTTAAGCCAACTCCATGTTCAATACAAAAAGCAGGTTGATTATCAGCAGTAATAGCAAGGATTCCATAATCTGTCCAATGAACACCATTTACATACCATATAGAAATATGATTAGTTACTCTATCATAATTCACGGTTGCTGCTAATGTAGTGATGGGGGTAATAAAAAAAGCAACTAGAACTGTTAATAAACCTAACAGTGTAGTTGCTTTGTATCTTAATTTATTCATTTATTTTTCTCCTTCTCGAATTAATAGTTTTTAGTTCCTATTGATTGTGTAGGGCTTCGATTTTTTATTTCCATAAATCAACTCCAAAAAGCTCCTTGTTTTAAAATAAGGAGCATAATCATTAAACTATTCGTCTTACTAAACAAAAAAGAGATTCTACTATAGTTAGTAGAATCTCTATAAACAATATATCCAATTACTCTTGGCGGAATTTTGGCGGAGAATGTAATCATTTTTTATTGTTTTATCCATTTTATATACCACTAGAATACTGTTAAACCAACCTTTTGACCTCAAATCATGTTAGTAGGTCATTCCCACTCTACTGTAGAAGGTGGCTTACTCGTAATATCATACACTATGCGATTCACATGTGCGACTTCATTCACAATTCGGACGCTAATCTTCTGCAAGACATCCCAAGGAATGCGGGCAAAGTCAGCAGTCATACCATCGATTGACGTTACAGCACGAATTCCAACTGTGTAATCATACGTACGACCATCACCCATAACACCAACGCTACGGATACCAGGAAGAACAGTAAAATATTGCCAGATGTCACGGTCAAGACCGGCATTTGCAATTTCTTCACGTAAGATTACGTCACTTTCGCGAACGATTTCTAGTTTTTCTTCAGTTAATTCACCAATAATACGAATTCCTAAACCAGGACCTGGGAAAGGTTGACGCCATACTAATGCTTCAGGCATGCCAAGTTCAATTCCTAATTCACGTACTTCATCTTTAAATAAAGTATTTAAAGGTTCGATTAGTTTGAATTGCATATCTTCAGGAAGTCCACCAACGTTATGATGAGATTTGATTGTTTGAGCCGTATCAGTTCCACTTTCAACAACATCTGTGTAAAGTGTTCCTTGCGCTAGGAAATCAATTCCTTTAAGCTTCGTTGCTTCATCATCAAATACATATACAAATTCATTTCCGATAATTTTACGTTTTTGTTCGGGATCACTAACACCAGCTAGTTTGTCCATGAAACGTTTTTTAGCATCAACACGGATTACATTTAGACCGAATTTTCCTTCTAAACTACCCATAACTTGATCGCCTTCGTTTTTACGTAGCAAACCGTGATCAACGAAGATACACGTTAATTGATCGCCGATCGCTTTTTGTAAAAGCACACCAACAACACTTGAATCAACTCCGCCTGATAAACCAAGCAAGACTTTTTTGTCGCCAACAGTTTCACGAATTTTTGCGATTTCAAGGTCGATAAAGTTAGAAATACTCCAATCGCCTTTACACTCACAAACATCAAATGTAAAGTTTTTTAGCATATCGTTTCCATGTACAGAATGTTGTACTTCTGGATGGAATTGAACAGCGTGGAAATTTAAGTCATTGTTATACATTGAAGCAATTGGACAATGTGCACTAGTTGCACTAATTGTAAAGCCTTCTGGTACTTGAGTAACTAAATCACCATGGCTCATCCAAACTGTTTCGTCTTTTGCTAAGCCTTTGAATAGAGGTGCAGCTGCGTCTTCGATAACGATATCGGCCTTGCCATACTCACGATTATTGGCAGGTTCAACTTTTCCGCCTAATACGTCCGTCATTAATTGCATTCCGTAACAGATTCCTAAAATAGGAACACCTAAGTCAAAAATAGCTGGGTCCACTCTAAATGCGCCATCATCATAAACACTATTTGGTCCACCTGAGAAAATAATTCCTTTTACGTTCATTGCTTTGATCTCATCGGCAGTAATTTTATGAGAAAGTAATTCAGAATAAACGCCAAACTCACGGATGCGTCTAGTAATTAATTGGTTGTATTGACTTCCAAAATCAAGCACAATAATTTTTTCAATCGTTGTCATATCAGTAGCTTTTGCCACTCGGCTCACCCCATCTTATTTATTTATAATACGTATTTCGTACTATACTTATTGCTATATTGTAGCGATTCTTTGCTAGTAGGTCAATATCTCAACCCAGTTTTACACGTAATTTCTAATATTTCCTTAAAAATAAACGATCAATTCGATGATTTTCGGCTTTATGAATGATTAAATCAGCCCGATTTCGCGTTGGTAAAATAAACTCTTCTAAGTTTTGCAAGTTGACTCGTCGCCAAACATCTTTCGCCATATCAAATGCTTTTTGTCGATTACCAACGGCATAAGAATAATAGTAATTTGTTGGATCAGTAAAGGCTGTATTTAGCAACACACCAAAACGATCTAGGTACCATTGTTGAATTAAATCAGAGTCTGCATCTACATAAATGGAGAAATCAAAAAAATCACTGACATAAATTTGTTCATTCTGTGGCAATTGTAAAACATTGATTCCCTCAACAATTAAAATATCAGGTTGAGTTAAAATATCGTATTCACCTTCCACAATATCGTAGACTTCATGAGAGTAAACAGGCGCCTTGACTTCGGGAGCTCCATTTTTTACATCTCCTAGAAAGGTGATTAATCGAGCCATATCATAGCTTTCAGGAAATCCTTTTTTATCCATAATCTGACGTTCTTCTAAGATTTTATTAGGATATAAAAAACCGTCGGTAGTAATCAATTCCACTTTTTTTGTTTTGTAAACTCGAGAAAGCATCATTTGTAGCAAACGAGCCGTAGTACTTTTACCAACAGCAACACTTCCAGCGATACCGATAATGAAAGGCTTCATTTGAACATCTTTCTTTAAGAAATGCAACTTTTGTTCTTGTAAGGCTTCATATTGTTTCATATAAATATCACATAAGTGAGCAATTGGAATGTAAACTTCTTCAACGTCCGTTAAGGAAATTTGATCATTTAACCCTTTTAGTTGGTCCAATTCTTCTTTAGTTAAAGGGGCGACACTATTCTGATAGAATTCCATCCATTCTTCCCGCTCAATAATATGGTATGTAGCCGATTCTTTCATAACAAGGAAATCCTCCTAGACTTTTAAACTTCTTGACTATTGTACCAAAAAATGTGGCGTTTATATAGTTTTCTTCAAATATTATTAGGGATTTATGTGGAAAATTTAGTTTAATTTGATTGATGCATTTACAATAGGAAACTTTTTTAGCGTTATTTTTTGATGAAATTCCAATTTTTTCTTAAAAACAAAGGAATAATATGAAAATCCTATGACAAATTCTCAAGAAAGTGTTAAATTTAAGTAGATTTGATTTACTATTGTAGTTGAATTCGCTAAAATGAACACTTGGGAACTTATAGAGTTCGTTTTTTTATCTAATGGACAATTAATTGGAAAATAATAAAATAAAAATAAAATAGAAACGAAGTGAAAACATGATAGAGCCAATATCCGTTGGTCGAGGTCAAGCAACAGGAAAGATTATTTTAATGGGGGAACACGCTGTAGTTTATGGAGAACCAGCTATTGCCATTCCTTTTCCCGCAGTCACAATCGATGCATTAATTGAATCTACCACTCAACCAGAAATTGAGTTAAATTGCTACTTTTACCAAGGGTTACTATCAGAAGCGCCATCAAGTCTAGGCAATCTAAAGGTAGCCATTGAAAAAACGTTAGTAACCTTAAAACAACCTATGAGTCATTTGAAATTAACGATTCATAGTACTGTTCCTGCTGAACGAGGAATGGGATCTAGCGCAGCAGTGGCTGTTTCGACAATTCGTGGATTGTACGATTATTTTAAGGTACCGTTATCAACTGAAAAGTTATTAAACTTAACTAATTTAGCTGAATCAGTGGCTCATGGCAATCCAAGTGGACTTGACGCGGCTATGACAAGTGGAACCGTGCCCCTTTATTATGTCAAAAATCAACCGTTTCAGCCTTTTGATTTACAATTGAAAGCTTATTTAATTGTGGCTGATACTGGTATTACAGGGCAAACTAGAGCTGCTGTAGCTGATGTAGCGGCTTTATATCAAGCTAATCCATTAGCCGTTCAACCAAAAATTACAGCATTAGGGGATTTAGTTAAGAAAAGCAAAGAAGCGATTGAGCGTAATTTGCCAGTAGAATTAGGCGCGTATATGAATCAAGCACAACAATTACTTAGTGAGTTAACAGTTAGTAGCCCTGAGTTGGATCGGTTAATTGCGGCGGCGAATACAGCAGGTGCCTTAGGTGCTAAGCTAACTGGTGGTGGGCGTGGAGGCTGTTTATTGGCACTTACGACAGACATAGAAATGGCTAAATCAATTGAGTCTGCTTTAAAAAATAATGGAGCAACGATGACTTGGATTTATCAAATGGGAGGAAATTAAATTGAACCAACAAGGAAAGGCTTGTGCCTATACCAATATTGCTTTAATTAAATACTGGGGGAAAAAGGATGATGGGTTGATTTTGCCAATGAACAGCAGTCTTTCTTTAACGTTAGATGCCTTTTATACGGAAACTACCGTCACGTTTAACGATCAGCTGACATCCGATGAATTTTATCTAAATCAAAAACGACAAACTGTCGATGAAACGAAAAAAACGAGTAAATTTCTAGATTTAGTTCGAGAGTTGTCAGGAATCAACGCTCCAGCTTTAATTGAAAGTATCAACCATGTGCCAACGGCAGCTGGTTTGGCTTCGTCAGCATCAGGATTTGCAGCGTTGGCGGGAGCAGCCAGTGTAGCTAGTGGTTTGGATTTATCATCAGTGGACTTATCTCGCTTAGCCCGTCGCGGTTCAGGTTCAGCAACTAGAAGTATCTATGGCGGATTTGTAGAATGGCAAATGGGAA is drawn from Carnobacterium gallinarum DSM 4847 and contains these coding sequences:
- the mvk gene encoding mevalonate kinase, with product MIEPISVGRGQATGKIILMGEHAVVYGEPAIAIPFPAVTIDALIESTTQPEIELNCYFYQGLLSEAPSSLGNLKVAIEKTLVTLKQPMSHLKLTIHSTVPAERGMGSSAAVAVSTIRGLYDYFKVPLSTEKLLNLTNLAESVAHGNPSGLDAAMTSGTVPLYYVKNQPFQPFDLQLKAYLIVADTGITGQTRAAVADVAALYQANPLAVQPKITALGDLVKKSKEAIERNLPVELGAYMNQAQQLLSELTVSSPELDRLIAAANTAGALGAKLTGGGRGGCLLALTTDIEMAKSIESALKNNGATMTWIYQMGGN
- a CDS encoding SpaA isopeptide-forming pilin-related protein, with protein sequence MNKLRYKATTLLGLLTVLVAFFITPITTLAATVNYDRVTNHISIWYVNGVHWTDYGILAITADNQPAFCIEHGVGLNGGTGFTPSELSIAEKERLSLISYYGYQVNPTIENYGITQAIIWQELGDTLVSTTLPDFDKRKDEIVTQVNNHSIKPTFNNQTVTLNVGDSITLNDTNGVLSKYVNQLSNTANLIVEKNGNQLKLTATKDSKESGTVQFSLLHADDIGQSFVYTKPSEQKVATFKVSADSTFNVNVNVNLNGNVQVQKLDSDTNAPIADTLLKFEYNGVEKELKTDTNGLATVSDLKAGTKVKISEIQASDGYVNSNLTQEITVEPNQTVQVILNNKPQRGQLSLAKTGKKVVGIEKSLSEYGDLYQFKFDYLALGGVTYDIQVAEDIYLGSILHATKGDIVATVVTDDVGNIVDMPLLYLGKYEAIEKSAPAGFIVDNTPIPFEFTYQGQTVELVSESLSATNEFQTLTLNLYKDEEIVTGWKDNEPLVVTIKSKDKVFGLFSSEEQTFTDTKIPQDSLLAIETVADGILTIDNLQYPEGNYYFMELDSGVNHKLDLTKYEFDFTAEDNNAIKEINIYDEIETETPILNKLHFNEFHIKKLNETATLKELQGYSFDFSALGTGAIFTLEDKESKILQEVTIDADGIGNFSNIPVGTFFLKEKSTSSNAHVLLDSLFRIESTKEGIQIFDTKDILLGETQNNDSILLNLNNSLITGNVELTKKDVSTGKLLPNTKVKILDNEKKTIIEGITDENGIFTFENLPKGIYFFQEYEAPQGYELDETPMQFEIKEDGKVVKCEMTNEKIKEDKLPHTGETNNFVLYAIGALLCVSAVAMLGIKRYKKMK
- the coaA gene encoding type I pantothenate kinase; this translates as MKESATYHIIEREEWMEFYQNSVAPLTKEELDQLKGLNDQISLTDVEEVYIPIAHLCDIYMKQYEALQEQKLHFLKKDVQMKPFIIGIAGSVAVGKSTTARLLQMMLSRVYKTKKVELITTDGFLYPNKILEERQIMDKKGFPESYDMARLITFLGDVKNGAPEVKAPVYSHEVYDIVEGEYDILTQPDILIVEGINVLQLPQNEQIYVSDFFDFSIYVDADSDLIQQWYLDRFGVLLNTAFTDPTNYYYSYAVGNRQKAFDMAKDVWRRVNLQNLEEFILPTRNRADLIIHKAENHRIDRLFLRKY
- the guaA gene encoding glutamine-hydrolyzing GMP synthase, whose amino-acid sequence is MTTIEKIIVLDFGSQYNQLITRRIREFGVYSELLSHKITADEIKAMNVKGIIFSGGPNSVYDDGAFRVDPAIFDLGVPILGICYGMQLMTDVLGGKVEPANNREYGKADIVIEDAAAPLFKGLAKDETVWMSHGDLVTQVPEGFTISATSAHCPIASMYNNDLNFHAVQFHPEVQHSVHGNDMLKNFTFDVCECKGDWSISNFIDLEIAKIRETVGDKKVLLGLSGGVDSSVVGVLLQKAIGDQLTCIFVDHGLLRKNEGDQVMGSLEGKFGLNVIRVDAKKRFMDKLAGVSDPEQKRKIIGNEFVYVFDDEATKLKGIDFLAQGTLYTDVVESGTDTAQTIKSHHNVGGLPEDMQFKLIEPLNTLFKDEVRELGIELGMPEALVWRQPFPGPGLGIRIIGELTEEKLEIVRESDVILREEIANAGLDRDIWQYFTVLPGIRSVGVMGDGRTYDYTVGIRAVTSIDGMTADFARIPWDVLQKISVRIVNEVAHVNRIVYDITSKPPSTVEWE